TGGATACATTGAAGCATTTTTCACAGAAATCTGGTAATCCAGCAACATCTGCAACTGTTCCAGGTGAACAACTTACCATTACGTTTGGACTTTGGAAACACATTGAACTGGGTTAGAATCAATTCCAGAGGCTGGAATTTTGAGTTTTCAGTTTTTTAAAATGATCTTTGGTTGTTCACTTCCAAAATCATTTATAGCTTCCAGAATTGATTCTGGGGCCGGTAGAAGTGAAagcttttttactttttttatccAAATCACTTTACTTCAAAATCAGTTAACAGAATCAATTCTACAAAGGAAGAATCAAGCTAATTTGCTTAGATTTGTGAACACATTTGTTGAATCTCACTTCGTACTGAAAAAGAGTTTAGTCCCTTATTTGCTTGCGAATGTTGTGTTGGCTTTGGCATATGATAGaggatagaaaaggaaaagagaatcAGTCATGTACCAATTCTTCCAAGAGTAGGAAGCAATCTTCAAACCAAACAAATAAAACTCCAATCAAGAAACTTTCCATTGACAATAAATCACTACAAAAAAGTTTGGATACTCCAAGAAGGCAGGTATGTGATGTTCATAAATAATTCTCAGTTGTTTGAATCTTAGGGATAATAGGTGAAAAACTGGATATTTTTTTGAGGACAATGAATGTGAATTTTCTTAATTGTGCAGCAAGAAACAAGGGTAAATGACCAACAAATTGCAGAACTAAGAAATCCTAGTCAACACAAAAGGCCACTACCAGAATCTGATAGCCCAAATATAATCTCTGAGAATATTCTGAAGTGTTTATCAAGCATTCTCTTGAGAATGAGTGCTGTGAAGAATCCATGCTCTGTAGGTAACACACTAACGCGCCAAAACTGTATCGAAGGGACTGAAGTTTGGGATCCATATGGTGTCTGTTTGGAATTTGGACAGCATGATATCGGTCCATACAAGCAGTTATGTGCAGTTGATGCGAAATCTTTCAATCCAAATCGAACAGCAAACACTTTGTTTTTACAACATAGATTGAAGTATGTAATGTCTATTCAAACTAGATATAGTTTACACTTAGATGACACAAACTAGTTGTTATTTGTGTTGATTCGAAGCTAAAGTATTCTTATTTCTTGGAAATTTTTGCAGACTTTTATTTAGGAAACTTGCCTCTGTCAACTTAGAGAAACTTAACCATCAAGAGAAGCTTGCATTCTGGATCAACATTTATAACTCCTGTATGATGAATGTATGTGTGTCAATTATGTTCATCATGACATATTTACATATAGTATTGTTATATACTAAgacatattaatattatttagtattatCCTTAAGCTTATCTAATTCTTCAGGCATTCATAGAGGGTGGCACACCAGAGAGTCCAGAAGCGGTTGTTACATTGATGCAGAAGGTATGGACTACTAAGAGAATTTTGTTTCCTATGGTTAGAATGGCAATGTATTTTGTTTGTTGGATTGAGAGTGTGTttgtttcttcttattttctcgAAAATAATCAGAATATTTAAAACAATCATGTTCTTAGCCTTTGTAAAAGCCGAAAATTGTAGCTTCTTAGGTCAATCAGTTTtcagcttttttttcttttcatacaaaagattttaGTTGTAAAACCACTTTAAACAGAAGTTTGAAACAAGCACAAAACATGTTTTGCTCAAGATTTTACCAGGTTTTTCTTGTTACACAGGCAACAATCAATGTTGGTGGGCACATGCTGAATCCAACAACCATAGAGCATTTCATTTTAAGACTTCCTTACCATTGGAAATTTGTAAGTCCTTTGTTCACTTAACAGTTTACTAGATTTTCTATAGATGAGAATAGAGAGTTAACCATTATCTTGCTGCTAAATTCCGAAACAGACGTTCTCAAAGGGAGCGAAAAATCACGAAATGACAGCAAGAAGCATGTTTGGACTGGAATTGTCAGAACCCTTGGTGACATTTGCTCTCTCTTGTGGTACCTTGTCCTCTCCTGCTGTAAGTAGATGACTGGTTTATTTTACAAAgtattttcttgattttctaTAACTTCATAGCTAAGGCAATGTTCCATTCATGATTTGCATCTTTTGTATATACATCCTTAAATAAGATGAAAAGGGGTGAAAACAATCACACTGGCTGTTAGAGTCTCTTTTAGGGATGAGTTAGGCCGACTCAATTCTACCGGTCGCTTTATTATTTACCATGCGAAATGCAGGTGAGAGTTTACACAGCATCCCAAGTTGAGAACCAGCTAGAAGTGGCTAAAAGAGAGTATTTGCAAGCAACTTTTGGAATCTCAACAACCAAATTTGCTATCCCAAAGTTGCTTGATTGGTATTTACTTGATTTTGCAAAGGACTTGGAATCATTATTGGATTGGATATGTCTCCAATTACCAAGTGAATTGGGGAAAGAAGCAATCAAATTACTTGAGGAAAGAAAAACTGAACCTCTCTCTCAATTTGTACAAATTATGCCATACGAGTTCAGTTTTAGATACTTGCTATGCACATAGTTTTCTTTACATATTTCTCTGTATATTGTTTTCTTATTATTGATGTCTGccattcaattttttatacaaTGCAAGCTGTATATCACACaaataaaagaatgatgaataatgTTTTTCTTCTCATTCTGGATACATTTATTATGGATTTTTGATGATTATGTAacagaataggaataaagaagTGTGAAAATTAGATAATTATAGAAAGATAGAGGAATTAGAGAGAAACAGGGAGAGTTTGCACATCAATACCATAAAATAGTAATATAAAATGTCATAAACTATTCTGAATTCCGATCAAGACACTAATTTCTTTAGAAAAAGTTTACTTGATTTATTCTGCGTTAACGCAAGGTTCGAAGAAGAATCGCATCCAAAGTATGTAATGTAGGAAATCTAACCTGATAATTATATCAGTAACTAATTTCACAACTTAAACTTATGATCTTGAGATCACAGTCACACAGAGACAACCtaaccaaaatttaaaaatttaaaaagaaaaatcatggtTTAAGCAGTGCCATATAACTTCAGAAAAACCTATAGGATGAAGGTTTATAATAGTGAATTGGTTGCATATTAAATGAAACCTGCTTCCATGTGAATCAGTGGAAGCAATGCTCTATTCACATGTACTGAAGATTATAGAAAGAATTTACCAATGTTGATGGACATGCATGGGTGGTCCAACATCCAAAGTAAGATTGATAACAAAATTCTCTAGTAATTTGCCACATCCATTTTTGGTCCACATTTTGTCTCCTCTCTCTTATGAATGAACTGGACACAATAAAGTGCTCTAATTGCAGCTCCATAAATATGCATTTCACCTTCCCTCTTGATTGGTCACCACTTGCCACCCTTTATCATGTTCTTTTTAGGACATCTGTAAGACTGTAACTGCTCACTCAATCAGATCATAAAAGACCATGTCACACACTCCTAATGTGTGGGAGATATCAAcccaatttttcttttgtttctaaaAATATACACTAACATCTAACATTGTGAAAGTTTAGATAATAATACATTTAAAGGGAAGCCAATGTCACTCACACAAAAATAAGAATAGTGTTTAACTGTTTATGTCTGTATATTTTCATATTAGTTTTGGAAGTGTTTGCTAAGCATATCAAAACCTCATATAATGTACATTTTTTGTCGAGGACATCATTCTTATGGAAGAATGCAATGAATATTTGACTAAGAAGTCAGATTTATAGAGACTAATttcaaaagtaaataatttaCACATAAATTACGTTAAGACGGAATatataaagtttaaatttagtATAGgaaacgtgaactctaacatacAAGTAGGGCTGGAAGTGAGTTAAGTCAGCTCATGAATCAGCTCGAACTCGACTCGATAATAGCTCGATAAGCTAAACTCGTGAGCTGTGAGCCAAGTTTAAGCCTTGaattgagctcataaattaaataagtcgAGCTTGAGCTTAGATAAGCTCAGCTCATTAGCTCGTGAACTGactcgattatatatataaacacaTATCCTATATGcatttaatttatacttttaatattatatacatacatatgaaataacaatatatatatgacttaattatttaaaattttatatttattttttacatataattttagtataggacacaaataaaaaacttataatttattgatagataaacaatatataaaattgatcttttcaaatattttttaaaatatataagttataatttatagaTATAGAATTATAAATTATGTATTTGTGTTTCTCTTATTTGAGCCAGCTCGTGAGCTTAAATCAGTTCGTGAGCTTTCGATGAGCCGAACTTGAACTTAAGAAATAGGCTCGATTGTTAATGAATCGAGCCGTGAGCCAAACTCAATTTTCGTGAGTCGAACTTGAGCTTAGTCTAACTCGACTCAACTCGGCTCACTTCTAGCCTTACATACAAGTAAAAATTGTGGAAAATATTATATTACGAATTAAGAGACATCTAAACATAAATAAACCTATTACATACATGTTACATAACAGAATACAATAGTATTGTTTGATATATGTAACCGAAATCGACCAACCTAATAAAATAAGACTTGTGGTATCTTTTTCTAATTATGTGGACCAACCGCTACGTACTTCAAACAACTTCAATTATTTCTTTCNNNNNNNNNNNNNNNNNNNNNNNNNNNNNNNNGGGAAAAAAGCTAAGCTGAATTATTTCATCTTTCTCCATATGTTGTTGTGTGCCAACTGACTAGAAAACAAATACTATAATGATCAAAACTTTTATTCATCACTCGGATTTTGTAGGTCAATATGCTTAACATAGATGTGGATAGTTCAACCTCTAGTTCTTAGTTCCTACAACTTTAATCAAGTTGGATTGGTCTAATAGTTAGTTCACTAGTTCGTTTAAGTAAGTATTTAGGATTCGAATCCCACGCAGTAATCATTGGTTAATaacaaactcttaaataaaattttgatccgCAACGAATTAATTTTTGACCTATTGAAAATatcatgagaaaaaaaaattcctaCAACTTTCAATGTGCTCATTATTCATCACGTCTTTAATTTTTGGTGATTgctataatatttaattttttttttccaaatcatCACATGTCTTTAGATTTACTATTGTTTGTTacgtttttcttttaatttctcgCTTTCAAAGTGATGTATTGTAGATGCACTTGTCAATCATACTTTCCGTTACCTTTGGAGAATAATTTGCATTTGTAGGTTTGGGAATCTAAACTTCGTCTTAtgttaaaaattaagaaaataatattttaggcTATTGTCTATTAGCAATTTAGCATTGGTATACCCGTCGGTTTTTTTTTAAGCTTCGATTAGTGTAATTGGACTGGGCCTAGACGAATTTTGTTATTGGCAaacttatttcatgttattaaatatatgacaatgataaaaaaaacatatgatCCAAGTCTAATGTCCCAAAAAAAATACATGATCCAAGTCCagaattattatttgttataatcACCgagattaaattttaaataaatacaaaaaaaaacagtTAAACATATATTATCTTCTCAATTTCGCTACGTTACCAACAACATTTCTGCCAACATCTGCTAACTCTTATTTATAACggtgtttaatagaagtgtctttgtgaatgtatctaataaaaatattttttttatgtttgtatttaatagaaatatctttataaatatattttctggatGTGTCTTTTTATAgatgtgtttaaaatataataattaattataattgacaATAAATTAACAGATAATATATTGGTATTCTATATTTTTCCGTATCTTATTCTTACACCTTTACAACATTATATTAAACAAGTGGTCCAACGaacttcattaatttttttaatatatgatCTGATCTATTTAGTTAGTattcattaaaagaaaaattcaaatctaatctatttaaaaaacaaaccaaaacaCTGAAACAGTGACATCCTCTTAGATAGCCTGGCCAACTTTCAccctaaataaacaaaataatttgaaatcTCACTAAccaataaataaacaaaacataattcgaaaaataataaatatttttaattacatcaaaTAAAGTACACTTGataattcaaagaagaacaacCTTCTAGGTTTTTTGTTACTTGTTAGAACTCAAAACAGAACACGACAACATTTATATATTCACATAAGAGAAAATGTGTTTGGTGTGTGAATACTCCAAATGAGATTTCACTTTGCTTTGACATGAAGAATTCCAAAGTCACTAGTGGAATAGTAGTTGTAATACTTTTTTACTATTATCATGTTGGATTTTAGTGTTTGGTATGAAGTACCTCATTGTCTTTAGAATTTTATATTGCAAGTTAAAGTTATAGGGTTTTTTTTTCCATGTTCTATAGTGTCACATATAATTTCTTGTTTGTTCTTTAATGGAGTAAATATGGTTTTGGTCCCAAaagtttaatgccagaattaaAATCGTTCCTCATCTAATTTTCGATTTAGAATCGTCTTTAAcgttttttttcgtattaaaatcgttctttttatttaaattttttatttaattcctAAACTACCATTACTTTAAAAAAAGGGATAAGTATTATTTTAGTCCCTAACGTTGAGGCTGAAAATCGAAATCATTCCTCATCTAATTTTAAAGCAGGGGTAGTTtaggaattaaattaaaaatttaaataaaaaaactattttaatacgaaaaaaacgtTAAGGACGATTCTAAATCGAAAATTAGATGAGGAACGGTTTTGATTTTGTCGTTAAACTTTTAGGACCAAAACCATACTTACCCCTTCTTTAATTATCTCACTAGGTATACTCTTTTCCATTCTTCATGTATGGTGTAGttataattttgtattatttttctttgtttttttcttttcttttcgatCCAAATTTATAGTGTTTACCTTGCACAAGCTAAGTACGGCGTTAAGTAATTCTAGAAGCCCATGGGGAACAAGTCTAATGAGACATTAACATGTTTCTTTGAGTTctttaagaataattttaaaatgaataattataGCATATAGACAAATCAATACAACGATAACGTAACTTCCATATAAAaccttttcttaattaatatatattcaaTGTCATATTTTAAAGAGACGATGAGTCATGACATCAAATTGGGTTGATTGATTTATTAGTTTACTCgtctatttaattaaatattaaaaatttaaattcgatagtatgtatataactatatatataacaatcaATTGActaaagataaatattatttaaatagagtttaaattcatagtaaaataatttttatcctGTTAAATTGAGTAATactatattctaaaaaaaaattatacgtttttaaaatatatctaaaatatgtTTAAGAAtcataaaaccctaaatcctcGTTACTCTTTGTTATCACAAATAAAAGACATAAATGTTTAGT
This portion of the Arachis duranensis cultivar V14167 chromosome 6, aradu.V14167.gnm2.J7QH, whole genome shotgun sequence genome encodes:
- the LOC107495880 gene encoding uncharacterized protein LOC107495880 isoform X2, which produces MQGNLRNAATTKGGRKSISRERKLALQQDVDSLKKKLRNEENIHRALERAFNRPLGALPRLPPYLPPYILALLAEVAVLEEEIVSLEKQVVHFRQDLYQEAVYMSSSKRKMEHSAHSNNPNPTMDTPKLDTLKHFSQKSGNPATSATVPEDRKGKENQSCTNSSKSRKQSSNQTNKTPIKKLSIDNKSLQKSLDTPRRQQETRVNDQQIAELRNPSQHKRPLPESDSPNIISENILKCLSSILLRMSAVKNPCSVGNTLTRQNCIEGTEVWDPYGVCLEFGQHDIGPYKQLCAVDAKSFNPNRTANTLFLQHRLKLLFRKLASVNLEKLNHQEKLAFWINIYNSCMMNAFIEGGTPESPEAVVTLMQKATINVGGHMLNPTTIEHFILRLPYHWKFTFSKGAKNHEMTARSMFGLELSEPLVTFALSCGTLSSPAVRVYTASQVENQLEVAKREYLQATFGISTTKFAIPKLLDWYLLDFAKDLESLLDWICLQLPSELGKEAIKLLEERKTEPLSQFVQIMPYEFSFRYLLCT
- the LOC107495880 gene encoding uncharacterized protein LOC107495880 isoform X1; amino-acid sequence: MIYNAAILVKFHSSPGGSLEKRKREVGMQGNLRNAATTKGGRKSISRERKLALQQDVDSLKKKLRNEENIHRALERAFNRPLGALPRLPPYLPPYILALLAEVAVLEEEIVSLEKQVVHFRQDLYQEAVYMSSSKRKMEHSAHSNNPNPTMDTPKLDTLKHFSQKSGNPATSATVPEDRKGKENQSCTNSSKSRKQSSNQTNKTPIKKLSIDNKSLQKSLDTPRRQQETRVNDQQIAELRNPSQHKRPLPESDSPNIISENILKCLSSILLRMSAVKNPCSVGNTLTRQNCIEGTEVWDPYGVCLEFGQHDIGPYKQLCAVDAKSFNPNRTANTLFLQHRLKLLFRKLASVNLEKLNHQEKLAFWINIYNSCMMNAFIEGGTPESPEAVVTLMQKATINVGGHMLNPTTIEHFILRLPYHWKFTFSKGAKNHEMTARSMFGLELSEPLVTFALSCGTLSSPAVRVYTASQVENQLEVAKREYLQATFGISTTKFAIPKLLDWYLLDFAKDLESLLDWICLQLPSELGKEAIKLLEERKTEPLSQFVQIMPYEFSFRYLLCT